Genomic window (Plodia interpunctella isolate USDA-ARS_2022_Savannah chromosome 25, ilPloInte3.2, whole genome shotgun sequence):
CATATGACTTAggaaaacatgtaaaaaaaggaataaggataaattacatggaagctaagctatatatatatatatatatatatatatatatatatatatatatatatataagtataaatatgaacctaaaaataaagactttatatatatatatatatatatatatatatatatatatatatatatatatatatatatatatatatatatatatatatagcttagCTTAGCTTCCATGTATAAATatgaacctaaaaataaagacttatatatatatatatatatatatatatatatatatatatatatatatatatatataagtataaatatgaacctaaaaataaagactTTTAAATCAGAAACACAACCAAAGGAAATTGATAACATATCAAATAGATAGCTAGATAGCGATTGAGCACGTCGACTTccgcttaaaaaatataattatgaaccTATCATGGATTAAACTGATAACACTATGAAAATCGCCATTAATTATAGACCTTCAATGAAATCTATGATTTATATACTCTCTGCAAGGGGTTTGTGAGTCACGGAGATGACAACGCTCCGTTGGATATGTATGTCATGTCCGTGACACAGCAGACATACTCCAGGAGCGCCGCCTGCGCTGGTACGGCCAAGTCTTGAGTATACCGGCAAGTTACGTAGGgcaattatatacaaaagaaGAGGTATTacacgcgcacatacctttctTATTTCACGGACCTTATTACAAAGGTCACTTAAAAAGGTATGTGTGTGTCCAACACCTGTTCtgtagtatataattatgcaacgtgaaagtttaaaagtagttaagtaacatagggaacaaatgtctggctatgccgctcccgcctgACTGTCCTCTCGCGGTATAAAGCCAAGAAATGAAGGGTTTGAGTCGACAAGGATGATTTgcgtctgacaactagggatgccaacgaccgtgcgaagtggagacgaaaaagtaggaaagggGTACCTGGGGTGTGACACTTGACTTGAGAGATTATCGATATAATCTTTCTTACTCTCATCAGAATGTTTTCCTCAGGCGTCAAGTGTCGGagttgtaaattaataacgatttattcatgttattatatatatatatatatatatatgttattattattgctaaTTCATTAGcactaaaaatacaattaaataattttgtttgacagTTTTTCAGGCGATTTGGTCTATCTACAAAAACTTAGGATTGTGTTGCCTGCACAGATAAGGATGTTAAGAGACGATACTTGACAGAATAGAATATTTAGATGAAGTTTGAATGGTGCTCCGGTAGTTAAGAGGGTAGAGGCTTTGACTGGGTAGAATCAgcgtaaaaaacattttttttttaatgatacgACTGCCCTTTCTtgggaataatattattgctatAGATGTCAAGGCAATGTGACCGTAAGAACGTGTTCCTATTGCTCCGTCGTGCTCAATTGTTTTCTATGGGGTttgaccatggaattagtaggtactatgtgtacgaagtacttactaaatccatgggttTGACACTGAaatgcgttgacgtacgtcgaaactttatacaatttctacgttcttCTGCGTCGATCCGTCGACGGGTGACAACATGACGGAGGTCGCAGCGCAATCGAACAATGGGAACACGCTTTGTTGGCTCGTATGAAATCCACGGGACCATCCTATTTCAGGGCGGAACCATATGCCATAaggcgaatattttttttttttaatagttataatTAGAACGAAATGGCGGGCGATATTGACAAATTTCTACCTGGATGGCCAGAACTTGCTATGAAGAGAGACGAGTGGAAAAATAAGGGGAGGcgtttgcccagcagtgggacatagCACCTACAGgctagatttaaaaaaatattatacaaacaattgtcatttttattgcttcttagaattattaattttcatattcaatAGCAATCACTGCTATTTCCATACTGATAAAGCGATTAGTAGCAAATATCTGATCGATAAGATATTAATTCgtgaatttgataaaattaaattattaaacacaTGGTGCTTTAAGGATATTATGAATCAACgtactttttaaaaactagGTTTTACTCGCAGTATCACGTTTTTATACTTCATGGAGTAAACTGTATAGAGTTATATGATATATTATCTGTTTCTTTCCTTTccttattatctatatatataaaagcgaaaaaacactcactcacgtatcacgaaatctcgaaaatTACTGAGCCCATGaacatgaaatttggcaggaagGTAGATTGTGACTAGAAGGCGTCCGCTAagaaaggacattttgaaatTCCATCCCTAAAGGGGTAAATAGGGGTtgccagtttgtatgaaacttcgtcatttCTGAAGGCagacacatgaaatttttaattgtaaaaaaataataatgcattaattagattttgtggggtgaaataggggttgcaaGTTTGTATGATCATCGTCATTTGTGGTAGAGGTGGAAATTTATgtgaatctttatttttttttaagagaGGTCCATGAAATGTTTGGCGCGCGTTACGGGAAGAGCGGGAGTgggacacgtagcgggaaattGGATGGGGCACATTGCGGGAAACGACATGGGATCATTTGCAAGAAACACGACTGTACAAATTTCCGAACGAGACACGAAGGGAAAATCGTAGCGGGAAACGGGGAAtaactaaagatgacaaaatacgaatttgaatcatagtaataaataatatttaccagtcttagaatacgcgataaaagaataactgaaattttaattcgattccttttaagaactgaaattcacgcgtgcaaagccccgggcaaacgctagtatattataaaacaactgccgcgtctgtctattcgccataaactcaaactcaaaaactactgattttcatgcggttttcaacGATAAATAacgtgattcctgaggaaggtttaggttgTGATCTCCTTTACTCTCAAAGTACCACTTTTCTTGACTGCTAATGCccatttcaagaaaatttgcACGAAAATCAATTCGCAAACAGAAGATCTAGACCTAgaatgataattataatacctaaAAACCAATCACCGACGATAAACTGGATTATAACccaaaatgtttttgataaaCGTTTACCGATTGACTTATATAACGAAATTCACTTGCTGTTGACATTATTGTGCAACAAAATGAGGGGTGTAgtagtgttttgttttttatttgctctAGCGGTTGCGCAAGAGTTGGCAGAACCGTGTGATGAAGAGGCGTGTCAACTGCCAAATTGTAGATGCTCAAATACTAATATACCTGGAGGTCTGGCTGCTAGGGATACGCCTCAGGTATGTTGTCTAcaagaacattatttttagatatcaCTAGATATTACTAGTGTCGAAGGGATGGCTGACGATAGACAGTTAGATATAGAAGTCACtctaatatttactatttatgatGAATAAGTCAAATTAGGTTCAAAAATTGTTCTCAAATTTAGTGAAAATATTGCgatatttgttctttttttatcaaCTTCTTTTGAAACTActaatttttgtgaaaaattcaaaatttacacCCTTTTTTATATGAAGCTCGGAAATTGTGAATAATAGAAACTCGTAGAAGTAATGGTTTAGGGATCGTTGCAATAGCTATGATAATGTCACGAATGAATTTAGCtcaagtaaataagtaaatgtaaatttttattcattgataatttaaaaatggtagacatttttatgaaaaatcagggagacaaacaaaatataaaggtatcaaaagaataaattgaaagaaataatattaagaaactggtattatagttatttgtgTGTCAATACGATGTGGTGCATATAGTGTAAGTAGGCGATATCGattagttttgattttatttcaatgataTCTGCTTGTGACGTTGCACTGACTAATTGTATACTGATAAGATTTCAATACTGTACATTTCAATCGTTCAAAGATATTAGtatatcttatataatatataagtaaactGAAAGCTAGTGCTTTCAGTTTACTTAAACAATgcttatttaatgtattagaACCCAATTAAGATTCAATGATTGatgatattcataattttctattaGGAAATGGATTCAACCACATTGTAAACCATTTTTGgactgataaaaacaattatttctgaaacagaaacaaataGATACGTTACAAAAGTGATTCTAATATGAGAAGAAAGTATACGAACATACGAGTATCTAACTGATAACTATAATACGTCATCATTCTGCTTAGAACCAAGTCAATAAGGTAGATACGGAGCGTTTAGACGAGTTCAAAAATGTGGAACTTTATTTCTGCCATATCTTtaaaagcattgtcattatcaaaatttatttcaacattttttattagtgtttctaataatataagccttcgaatagtcaccaaaaacaaaattagtcaTTATACCCTATTATCTCAACCAATCTGTATCTTACAGgcgaaaaaaaacatactaaatTGGTATTACTTAATTCGTTGGCTCAGCTacccaaaataattttccatttctAAATTAGcattatcaaataaatctcGTTTATCTTCATATTTATCTTCCAGTTCGTCATCCTAACCTTCGACGATGCTGTCAACAACATCAATATAGAAACCTACAGGGATATCATTTATAACCGCCGGAACACCAACAACTGTACAGCTGGTGCCACATTCTACGTCAACCATGAGTACACCGACTACCAACGCGTCAACGAATTGTACAATCAAGGCTACGAAATCGCTCTTCATTCGATCTCCCATGTCACCAATCAGACGTATTGGGCTGAAGCGACTTATGAAGATATGGCGCTGGAGTTCGGAGAACAGGTTGAACAGATGGCTCACTTTGCTAACATCCCTGCCGACAGTGTAAAGGGTGCGTATTTTTGTTCTGATAAAATCGTGTGAGGCACAGAAAGCTTCGTCAATGAGgatgtttaattaaacatattttactaattatgaaaaatgacGATAGTTCGACGTCACATATGATTAGGTACCATGATTGAATGacaattcatttatattcatgACATTAATATATGTgacttacttaattatatttgtaacaactatggaattagtaggtaggtactgtacgaagtacttaactaaatccatggtaacAACATAGTCATATGCACCTTATCAGGCGTTGCGATAGGCGAGCGGGAGATagacagtattttcattatttgatcataatttttatcatgtaTATATGATACTAAAAagaacatatacataaaagccacctctaataaaaaaaaaaataattattaaaaaccatTTTCCAACTAGGTATTCGGATCCCATTCCTTCAAATGACTGGCAACGCCAGTTTCCAAGTGATGGCCGACTACAACCTCGAATACGACTGCTCCTGGCCTACTGTTGCCAGCATCAACCCAGGATTATGGCCTTACACCTTGGACTATGCTTCGACTCAGGACTGCGTCATTCCTCCTTGTCCAACTGCTTCTATCCCTGGAGTTTGGGTGTTGCCTATGGTAACCTGGAGGGATCTCAACAATAACCCTTGCTCTATGGTTGACAGCTGTTTAGGAATGTGAGTATTTTGAGTAGCTTTACTCTCTAATACTCCTGGCCAATTTTCACTAACATCAGCTGCAATATAATGTTATTCCCTGGAATATGCTTCCActtaagaatattttgtttctcctTTAACAACTGCTTTGATTCCTGGAGTATGGACCTGGTATGGGTTTCTTAGAGAGATCTGATCTATATCTATAACCCTTGTTTAAAAGTTATGTGTCTAAATTGCTTTTGGGCCATCGAGACATTGGACATCAAGCTTTAACGTTTACCTTACCTTTTACTTTCGGTTTTTTCGGTCCTACTACAGTTTttgcacacacacacatacccACAATCATAgcataacataatttaacgCCGGAcctgttaaaattatttctggGAAAAATagaagcagtggtggtgtaatggttaagatctATAAGGCCTGTGGATCGAAGGTCTTAGGTTCGTGCtcatcctactcgtgccatttgagtttgtataccaatctaactaaTTTCAATCACTAACTAGTTCGCTAGCGTGTGTAGCGACTAcatgccactagatggcggtatgTAGTTGTAAAACTCatgtgttgtgtgtgtgtaaaaATCGTGtgttagatgcctttagatGACTCGAACATAATCGATgatcgatcgatcgatcgaaATTATGGGAAAAAActtgttcatattttaatatttccagTCCGAGCACCGAAGACGAATGGTACCAATTCATATTGGAAAATTTCGAGCGCCACTACTTGGGCAACCGCGCACCGTTCGGCTTCTACATCCATGAGTGGTACATCAGGGATGACGTCAACCCCCACGTCCGTAGGGCTTTGAGAAGGTTCTTGGACTTGATCAACAACCTCTATGACGTCTTCATGGTTAgaagaaattttaaacttgtttCTCAATATGCTTGATGCTTTTTAATtgactttgacgacctcagtggcgcagtggtaaagtgcttgcctctgaaccgagaggtcccgggttcgatccccggtcgggtcatgatggaaaatgatctttttctgattggcccgggtcttggatgtttatctatatatgtatatattataaaatatagtatcgttgagttagtatcccataacacaagtctagaacttactttggggctagctcaatctgtgtaatttgtcctaatatatttatttatatttaatataccttTACTCGATCGTATACATGTCAAATTTTTTTGCATGTTACtcaacctaaaaaaatattagtaccactgttattattttttatttaagcagACATTAGACTTAGGTacgttgaatttaaaattaaatagtgttTTTCAAAATGCTACATATCTAGTGGCATTTTggaacgaccgctgctgagaagaaacgcaaaaagataattatttaaacagtgttggtccctatcctGCCAGAAGTTTGTATAGTGTTCCGAAATGCTTGTAGTGTTTAGCTGAAATATTGACTTGGctataggtattttgtatattgtcGTATCGGGAGCTGAAATCGATGGCTGAGCACAAAATAAGATCGAAAATGTttcaccgacaagaacaaagttactaaattaattgatgatgatgatataagtattttgtaacatcctgtattaaaaaaaaaacttactaatTCAAACTGATGTTTTCAGGTTAACTCCAAACAGGTCATCGACTGGGTGAAGAACCCTGTCCCCCTAAATGAGTACATCCAACAGCCTTGCAGAACATTCACTCCGACCTTCTGCTCACCAGCCACTTGTCCAGTCGCCGCTGCACATAACTTGGTAATTAAAACATACCACCAAAACTTACAaatgttaacaataaaaaatatataattctgGGAGATAAATAGACAATACAAAACAAGTTACACACCACGGTTATATCGCGGGTCTGATGGATATAAAACACGGAAACGGGCACATCACACctagaaccgcagacaaatatttgtcatgctgggaatcgaacccattTGTCTGCGTAtcattttacaatacaaataactaAGACCGCTGAAGAACGACGAACGCTCGTTGCGTCGAATGCTCGTAACGAAGAACGCTGTTAAACACTGAATTGACAAATCAGCTGAACTTTCAcacgtttttcttttttttttcagaacgTTTACTGGATGTCTATCTGCAACGTTTGCCCACGAGTGTACCCATGGCTGGGTAACCCCCTCGGGCAATAAgtttacaatgtaattttttttggtacatctttttaataaataatttattacacaatcaaattttctttttcatttcaaatcatactaaatataaaatggcaAAAACCCGAGTACActtggtttttttttgctttaaagtTGTCCTCAAATgacttaaaagtaaaaaaaaaatacttctaaatgactagatgttgtccggggtttcgctcccgtgggaattttgagataaaatatagcctatagtaatCATAGATACTaaaactttctaatggtgaaagattttttgaaatcggttcggtagtttcggagattatccgcctcaaacatacacaaagtcacaaacgcttacctctttataataatagtatataatggCGAAAATAATGCTTAAAGCATCTCCCAGCTAACCATTAGgtcacaacaaaataattgtgcaaaaaatgtgatactgattcaaaatgaaaatggTTACACCAAGAAATTatcatactaatgttataaatatgaaagctcgacgctcaatggctgaggaagtaaccggtAAAGCGCTCAGATGAGGTACggattataaatgcgaaataattatataacgaCTAAATCGGTGAGGCgactttgataaaatttggaatagattgCAGACTTTTCCGACTCTGGGCCAAACTTAAACTGCCGCAGGCGAATCTATaagttaatttcattttaaattgcagataaacattttattatgaccGTCCAAGGTTTTAAGTCAATAGTTGTAATAGTAGTTCAAAGAGTTTAAAATGAATATCTACATTTGACTAGTTTGAATGGAAAAACCCCCCTACCGGATGCATCAATCACTTTGTGTTTCCAAAACATATTTGCAACTGATTATAAGACcgtatttttcattaacaGCCCTCGATTAGAatcataatttgtaaattcttagtatttgaagatattttcaaatttaattcattaaattaatgataagATAAAGAGATTTCCTACAGATACAATATGTGGTGATAGTGTTTGTCTataaatacaagtttattcAGATAGTTTTATTAGTTTGTGATAGAAATTAGCTACAATGAAGGGAGCAGTACTATTAACTTTGCTCCTTGCAGCATATACATCTGGTGAAGATGAACTGCAACTAGCAGATGTTTGTGACCCGGAAGCCTGTAAATTACCAGATTGCAGGTGCTCCAATACTGAGATTCCTGGAGGTTTAGAAGCTAGAGATACTCCACAGGttagtgttttgttttctatatatctataggtAGTTGTAACAGTCACGTCAGCTACCTTTAGGTGacgaataatattaatagcaaTTGCAATTTAACAAAGAATAAAACACATTTCCACTCCGCTTGTGTAAATTCttacaaaattcaatttgtttttcgTCAAAATCACGATTCGCAGAAACAACTCATCAAATTTTAGCTACACTAGCATTTCTGcactgtttaaaataattcgaaAGTAActcatttaataatattggtccctatcatatttattttatctatggtccctatcatgccaaaGATCTATCTTTCTCTTGAAAAAGAAGGAAGCACCTACATtagcatatattattttgtgatattagATTGTTAGTTTCAgcaatttttcttaaaaactccacgaatatattgaatttttccattatttgttttgaataagTATAAGTTAAAACTTTGTACGTTGGTAGCAACCATAATTGTAGGACAAATATTTCTTAgtgattgataaaaataaaaagttagataaaacaaaaactacttaTCAAAAGATAACTGGTAATTACGGATTTAGAAGCATTTAAGCAttctaatacaaaattaagataaacaaattgttgGCATGATTCTTTACGATCAATCATTTCGTTTTTCGATGAAACTTACACCGAAAACCTATACGACTTCTTAGTTATAAACGGTATGTGGTGCCGCCCTAGAAAAGGACCTAGAATAGAATATCCTCccatgttttttgtttaaagtAACTAAGGAATATAAAGCCTTGAAAGATGACAAACAACAACAGCAGTTTCAAAAAGGTTTGATATCAAGCTGGTAcgggcatattttaagaagagatgaaaatcacgtcactcaaagggcgttaaagatggaagtaaagggttccaggaatagaggaagaactaagaagaaatggatggagtgtgtcaagaatagtatgaacaggaaaggagtatcaatggatatggcaaaagacagaacaaaatggaaggaacttacatactgtgcccaCCCCAcatgccacatgagtgggataaggtcaagaagaagaagatcaAGCTGGCTTTACGATGCACGCGAGATATTTGGAATTGGCTTAATATTTTGTcgatagaaataattataataatgtcaatTCCCTAATAAtcataagaatatatatttacataattatattctgaTTCCAGTTTGTCCTCTTAACCTTCGACGATGCTGTCAACATCATCAACGTAGAGACCTACAGAAACACCATCTACAGCCGTAGGAATAAGAACAGCTGTCCAGCTGGAGTCACTTTCTACATCAACCATGAGTACACTGACTACCAAATCGTCAACGAACTGTATAACCAAGGGTTTGAAATCGCCCTGCACTCTGTTACACACCAGACCAATCAGACTTATTGGCAAGAGGCGACGTACGATGACATGGCTAGAGAATTCGGTGACCAGATCATCCAAATGTCACATTTTGCTAATATTCCTTCTGATGCTATCAAAGGTTGGTATAACAAAATgcattgatatatttatttcgttatatTACTCATGTAtggcccttctggcataatagggaccaacactgtttgaatgagtttctttcggcattttttctcagcagtggtcgttccgaaatgctagtagtttgtagcttcggtaaatatcatttaatttagaatatgacgtgaaaaagtgcctgtgaatgcctaaattctgaataaatgatttgattttgattttatatagaaaattaagCGCATGTGGTCCGAGTGCCCACTTGAAATCCTACTAAAATATGCTTGAGATTTAatgaacattccaaaagaattgtgaaatataactgtaacacagattaaataataccccagtacccaaagtaagttcgagacttatgttatgggatactaactcaacgatactatattttataacaaatacatatatagataaacatccaagacccgggccaatcagaaaaagatcattttccatcatgacccgactggggatcgaacccgggacctctcggttcagtggcaagaacagccataatatagcctatagaaatcttggataatttacctttctaatggtgaaagaatttttgaaatcggttcggtaatttcagagattacctacccgcctcaaacatacaaactcacaaacgcttacctctttataacaatagaataaattatattttctgtcaTTGTAGAAACACCAATATTATCAAGttctaaattatatctatactttAATGCACATCTTAAAATGTCATTGATATTCTCTTCTAGTCAAATCTTAGGACCAAACAGAAAATTGCAaaaacttcataaaaaaaataaaacaaaatgataaatacaagtaaaatgtaacttaaatACTCGTAAATAGCTTATAATAAATGACTCACTATCTTATCTATGTCTATCAATCAAAATCAGCTCAGCGACAGCCATCTCTGGCTAAAGTCGTCACCAGAGAGCGAAGTACGGATTGTGATACCgatgcatttcacttctcactgtCGAATCCGAACCAATCACGTTgcgtcgttgcgtcacaatggcgcattgtgattggttagctgcgtctcactgcgagtcgactcgatgatggtgagaagtgaattgcaaacccgcacttcgccctcagtTTTCAGTtctagcattttttttattgatattcgGATCTTAAATAACGTTTTCCATCTAAAAATGTTACTTctttagatattaaaaaaggaaatCGGCACactataaactcaaaaagcaccgaatggatttttatacggttttttaccaatatttatttatttttatttttttttaattattgcacaacttacaaaaaaatatgatggacTTTAATGCCATATGCCATTCTCTGCTGTCAATTATTAGACCAAATAGATTGTTAAGATATAATAGGAGtgtgaggaagatttaggtactacatacctatatatttaccaaaggGAAGCCGCCTGTATTTTAAGTAAgttttacttacttaaaataCAGGGCTGCTGGTATtgaa
Coding sequences:
- the LOC128680861 gene encoding chitin deacetylase 8-like; translation: MRGVVVFCFLFALAVAQELAEPCDEEACQLPNCRCSNTNIPGGLAARDTPQFVILTFDDAVNNINIETYRDIIYNRRNTNNCTAGATFYVNHEYTDYQRVNELYNQGYEIALHSISHVTNQTYWAEATYEDMALEFGEQVEQMAHFANIPADSVKGIRIPFLQMTGNASFQVMADYNLEYDCSWPTVASINPGLWPYTLDYASTQDCVIPPCPTASIPGVWVLPMVTWRDLNNNPCSMVDSCLGIPSTEDEWYQFILENFERHYLGNRAPFGFYIHEWYIRDDVNPHVRRALRRFLDLINNLYDVFMVNSKQVIDWVKNPVPLNEYIQQPCRTFTPTFCSPATCPVAAAHNLNVYWMSICNVCPRVYPWLGNPLGQ